One genomic region from Fictibacillus marinisediminis encodes:
- a CDS encoding hotdog fold thioesterase translates to MEMKNLKDTMLGALGIEIVELSDDQAVATMPVHSATHQPFGLLHGGASVALAETIASIGTYHFIDEETEMAVGMEINANHLRGKRDGIVTATATPLHKGKTSMIWDIKITDEEGKLVCVSRCTMAIMKKK, encoded by the coding sequence ATGGAGATGAAAAATTTGAAAGATACGATGCTGGGAGCACTGGGAATTGAAATTGTGGAACTGTCCGACGACCAGGCGGTAGCCACCATGCCGGTGCACTCAGCGACCCATCAGCCGTTTGGTTTGCTGCACGGAGGTGCATCTGTCGCGCTGGCAGAAACGATCGCCAGTATCGGAACCTATCATTTTATCGATGAGGAAACGGAGATGGCGGTCGGTATGGAGATCAACGCCAACCATCTGCGAGGCAAGCGGGACGGGATCGTTACAGCTACAGCCACACCGCTGCATAAAGGCAAAACGTCGATGATCTGGGACATCAAGATTACGGATGAAGAAGGAAAGCTTGTCTGTGTTTCCCGGTGTACGATGGCGATTATGAAGAAGAAATAG
- a CDS encoding MurR/RpiR family transcriptional regulator: protein MRFEERAYKYEYKLSDTDDQIIEYISQHKNKVVSLSIQALAAELYTVPNTITRFSKKLGYDGYSQLKNNLKEELQSETAQENGPHVNLKKTIDLIDPDKIVQVVKWLQEAKRVLIFGVGDTAPFCEMMVKNLKVSGKSADFELHRHETMHEINRLETEDVLFLISLSGETPQILEMAALARERNVKILSLTHFNRNSLQRLAHLHLYCYAPREELNGYNITDRTPIMIVLRALSESYWNANQY, encoded by the coding sequence ATGCGCTTTGAGGAACGGGCGTATAAATACGAATACAAGCTAAGCGACACAGACGACCAAATCATAGAATACATCTCACAGCATAAGAACAAAGTAGTGAGTTTGTCCATACAGGCATTAGCTGCCGAACTCTATACAGTCCCCAATACGATCACTCGCTTTTCAAAAAAGCTGGGATATGACGGCTACTCCCAACTGAAAAATAACTTGAAAGAAGAATTGCAAAGCGAAACAGCACAAGAAAACGGGCCGCATGTCAATTTAAAAAAGACCATTGACCTGATTGATCCAGACAAGATCGTTCAAGTCGTTAAATGGCTGCAAGAGGCAAAAAGAGTCCTCATATTCGGGGTCGGGGATACGGCTCCCTTTTGCGAAATGATGGTGAAAAATTTGAAGGTCTCTGGGAAATCAGCTGACTTTGAACTGCATCGTCATGAGACAATGCATGAAATTAACCGGCTGGAAACAGAAGATGTTCTGTTTTTGATCAGCTTATCCGGTGAGACCCCCCAAATCCTTGAGATGGCGGCACTTGCCCGAGAAAGAAATGTAAAAATCCTTTCTCTCACCCATTTTAATCGGAATTCTCTACAAAGGTTGGCTCATCTTCATTTGTATTGCTACGCACCACGAGAAGAACTGAACGGCTACAATATTACAGACCGAACACCGATCATGATCGTTTTAAGAGCACTGTCAGAAAGTTACTGGAATGCTAATCAATACTAG
- the poxB gene encoding ubiquinone-dependent pyruvate dehydrogenase, whose protein sequence is MKKTVADLLVDSLRHAGIERIYGIVGDSLNAVLDSIRRSGKIEWISVRHEEVAAFAAGSDAILSNSIAVCAGSSGPGNLHLINGLYDCHRNRIPVLAIAAHIPSNELGGEYFQQTRPEMLFRDCSHYCEVLTRPEQMPRMVPMAMQHAIGRKGVSVIVLPGDVASLHDEQTVPEQVIHVTEPVIRPSENELQKLADYLNKGKKVTLLCGAGCEGAHTEVMALCDALKSPMVIALRGKEHLEYDNPYSVGLTGLIGYSSGYHAMMDCDVLLMLGTDFPYRQFFPEKAVILQVDIRAEHLGRRAALTYGLCGDVKHTVESLLPLIKVKKSTSHLDKHVKDYAKVRKDLDKLATGKKGKTPIHPQYLTKVVSDLATEDAIFTCDVGSPTLWAARYLEMNGKRRLLGSFNHGTMANAMPQAIGAQVSKRNNQVIALSGDGGLSMLMGDLLTIKQHQLPVKVVVFNNEALAFVELEMKAAGYLETGTGLGQTNYAAIAEGMGIQGIRVEDPGDLEGAVKQAFKHNGPVLLDVVVNRQELALPPKIEFEQAHGFTLWMLKTVLNGKGDDLIDLAKTNLFR, encoded by the coding sequence ATGAAGAAAACCGTTGCTGATCTACTGGTCGATTCGTTGAGACATGCTGGAATTGAGCGGATCTACGGGATTGTGGGCGATTCACTGAACGCGGTGCTGGATTCCATCCGCCGTTCCGGAAAAATTGAATGGATCTCGGTCCGCCATGAAGAGGTAGCGGCCTTTGCTGCAGGTTCGGATGCGATTTTAAGCAATAGTATCGCCGTCTGTGCGGGAAGCAGCGGTCCAGGGAACCTGCATCTGATCAATGGATTGTACGACTGCCATCGCAATCGGATTCCGGTGCTGGCCATTGCGGCGCACATTCCAAGCAATGAGCTCGGCGGAGAGTATTTTCAGCAGACCCGTCCGGAGATGCTGTTCAGGGATTGCAGCCATTATTGCGAGGTACTGACTCGTCCGGAGCAGATGCCGCGCATGGTCCCGATGGCGATGCAGCATGCCATCGGCCGCAAAGGCGTTTCAGTGATTGTATTGCCGGGGGATGTGGCTTCTCTTCATGATGAACAGACTGTGCCGGAACAAGTCATTCACGTGACAGAACCAGTTATCCGTCCATCGGAAAACGAGCTGCAAAAGCTTGCCGATTACTTGAATAAAGGGAAGAAAGTAACGCTGTTGTGCGGAGCGGGGTGTGAAGGAGCGCATACCGAGGTGATGGCGCTTTGTGATGCGCTGAAATCTCCGATGGTCATCGCGCTCAGAGGGAAGGAGCATCTGGAGTACGACAATCCTTACTCTGTCGGACTGACGGGGCTCATCGGCTATTCTTCCGGTTATCATGCCATGATGGACTGCGATGTTCTTCTCATGCTCGGGACCGATTTCCCCTATCGCCAGTTCTTCCCGGAAAAGGCCGTTATTTTACAGGTAGATATCCGGGCGGAGCACCTTGGCCGACGGGCTGCGCTAACCTATGGGCTATGCGGGGATGTGAAGCATACGGTGGAGTCGCTGCTTCCGTTAATAAAAGTAAAGAAAAGCACGAGTCATCTGGACAAGCATGTGAAGGACTATGCGAAAGTGCGCAAAGATCTGGACAAATTGGCCACCGGGAAAAAAGGGAAGACACCCATCCATCCGCAGTATTTAACAAAAGTGGTCAGTGACCTCGCAACTGAGGATGCCATCTTCACCTGTGATGTGGGAAGCCCAACCTTATGGGCTGCGCGTTATTTGGAGATGAACGGCAAACGCCGGCTGTTGGGATCGTTCAATCATGGCACGATGGCCAATGCGATGCCTCAAGCGATAGGGGCCCAGGTTTCAAAAAGAAATAATCAAGTCATTGCTCTTTCGGGGGATGGCGGGCTCTCGATGCTGATGGGTGATCTTTTGACCATCAAGCAGCATCAATTGCCGGTAAAAGTTGTCGTGTTCAACAATGAGGCACTTGCCTTTGTGGAGCTGGAAATGAAAGCGGCGGGATACTTGGAAACCGGTACGGGCCTTGGACAAACCAACTATGCAGCAATCGCCGAAGGCATGGGGATCCAGGGTATACGGGTTGAAGACCCGGGTGACCTGGAGGGTGCCGTTAAACAAGCGTTTAAACATAACGGCCCCGTGCTGCTTGATGTGGTCGTCAACCGTCAGGAATTAGCTCTGCCGCCAAAGATCGAGTTCGAACAGGCGCACGGATTTACGCTCTGGATGCTCAAAACCGTGCTCAACGGCAAGGGAGACGATCTGATCGATCTGGCGAAGACGAATCTATTTCGATAG
- a CDS encoding ABC transporter ATP-binding protein translates to MHFPIKKFLSYYRPYLRLFLSVLACAFIASAVTLILPLLVRYITKDVLEGDLSIALSKVYWIGGLMLFLAAVQNIGNYFVDYKGHEVGGRMERDMRSELFAHMQKLSFSFYDKEKTGQLMSRITNDLLLLSELYHHGPEDYMKYLVRFLGAFVILFMINAPLTLAVFCFLPIIGIFSLVLNKKLNRLFKRNKERIADVNAQVEDSLSGIRVVKSFANEHVEVRKFNQENQRFFESRKSTYKAEAIYYDGVETLIQLITITVIVFGSASIVHHTLDLADLLTFLLYISYMVEPIQKLTHMSTQLQEGITGFQRFMEIMNLQPAIESKPDAVTLTKVHGDIEFKHVSFRYEDHLDPVFVNLSLHVRPGEYVALVGPSGAGKTTLCSLIPRFYDVTDGDVLLDGWSVRELDLKSLRSQIGIVQQDVYLFAGTVMDNIRYGSPEASDEEIMAAAKHANAHDFIMSLPNGYHSEIGQRGVLLSGGQKQRLSIARVFLKNPPVLILDEATSALDNESESIIKDSLEYLAKGRTTIVIAHRLSTIRNAERIIVLTEDGIEEEGTHEALLARGGAYAHLYSKQFELQA, encoded by the coding sequence ATGCATTTTCCAATAAAAAAATTTCTCTCCTATTACAGACCGTATTTACGTTTGTTTCTTTCGGTATTGGCTTGTGCCTTTATCGCGTCCGCTGTGACTCTGATTCTTCCGCTGCTCGTTCGGTACATTACGAAGGATGTTCTCGAAGGAGACTTGTCCATTGCGCTGAGTAAAGTGTACTGGATCGGCGGGCTGATGCTCTTTTTAGCAGCCGTTCAGAATATCGGAAACTACTTTGTGGACTACAAGGGCCATGAAGTCGGCGGCCGGATGGAACGTGATATGCGCAGTGAGCTGTTCGCGCATATGCAAAAGCTTTCCTTCAGCTTTTACGATAAAGAAAAGACCGGCCAGCTCATGTCCCGCATAACGAACGACCTGTTGCTGCTTTCCGAGCTGTACCATCACGGTCCCGAGGACTACATGAAGTATCTCGTCCGTTTTCTTGGGGCCTTTGTGATCCTGTTTATGATCAATGCGCCATTAACGCTCGCCGTTTTCTGCTTTTTACCGATTATCGGTATCTTTTCTTTGGTTCTCAATAAAAAGCTTAACCGGTTATTTAAAAGAAACAAAGAGCGGATCGCAGACGTGAACGCACAGGTTGAGGATAGCCTTTCCGGAATCCGGGTCGTCAAATCGTTTGCCAATGAACATGTAGAAGTCAGGAAGTTCAACCAAGAAAATCAGCGGTTCTTCGAAAGCCGAAAGAGTACGTACAAAGCTGAGGCCATCTATTACGATGGCGTTGAGACGCTCATACAGCTGATTACGATCACGGTAATCGTCTTCGGCAGTGCCAGTATCGTCCACCACACGCTGGATCTGGCGGATTTGCTCACGTTTCTTCTCTATATCAGTTATATGGTCGAACCGATTCAAAAGCTGACCCATATGAGTACCCAGTTACAAGAAGGAATAACCGGCTTCCAGCGCTTTATGGAAATCATGAACTTACAACCGGCGATTGAAAGCAAGCCGGATGCCGTGACACTAACAAAGGTACATGGCGACATTGAGTTCAAGCACGTTTCTTTCCGTTACGAAGACCATCTGGACCCTGTCTTCGTTAATCTGTCGCTTCATGTACGTCCGGGAGAATATGTTGCATTGGTTGGTCCCTCCGGAGCGGGAAAAACGACATTATGCTCGCTCATCCCCCGCTTTTATGATGTGACGGACGGCGATGTGCTGCTCGACGGATGGAGTGTCCGGGAACTTGACCTGAAGTCGTTACGAAGTCAGATCGGTATCGTTCAGCAGGATGTATATCTCTTTGCAGGAACCGTGATGGATAATATCCGCTACGGCAGTCCAGAAGCGAGTGATGAGGAAATTATGGCGGCAGCCAAACATGCCAATGCCCATGACTTTATCATGAGTCTGCCCAACGGCTACCACTCCGAGATCGGACAGCGGGGTGTTCTGCTTTCCGGCGGCCAAAAGCAGCGGCTAAGCATCGCTCGGGTATTCTTAAAGAACCCGCCCGTTCTCATTTTGGATGAGGCAACGAGTGCACTGGATAACGAGAGTGAGAGCATCATTAAAGATTCACTGGAATACTTGGCAAAAGGGCGCACAACGATTGTCATCGCCCACCGCCTTTCCACCATTCGCAATGCAGAGCGGATTATCGTCTTAACAGAGGATGGCATTGAGGAAGAAGGCACACACGAGGCGTTGCTTGCCCGCGGTGGCGCGTATGCGCACCTGTATTCCAAGCAGTTTGAATTACAAGCATAA
- a CDS encoding polysaccharide deacetylase family protein: protein MKNRFMRILMMCLILFLVLAGTYKLMNARNFQLFGGLTSHVGTNQKVVAVTFDDGPTNKVDKLLPILERYHAKGTFFLIGNELQKNMAEGKKLAQAGHQLGNHTYSHKRMVFKAPSFIKQELKKTNALIRQTGYEGTIDFRPPNGKKLIGLPYYTNKLQMDTITWSLEPDTYYTSVSDKVRYVTKNVKPGSIILFHPMYGKTGNELESIDKTLSALSKKGYKFVTVNELQKYE, encoded by the coding sequence ATGAAAAATAGATTTATGCGGATTTTAATGATGTGTTTGATTCTTTTTCTAGTATTGGCAGGCACCTATAAATTAATGAACGCCCGCAATTTTCAGCTGTTCGGCGGGCTGACAAGCCATGTGGGAACAAATCAAAAAGTGGTCGCGGTCACGTTTGATGACGGTCCGACAAACAAGGTGGATAAGCTGTTGCCGATACTGGAACGATATCACGCCAAAGGGACCTTTTTTCTGATCGGAAATGAACTTCAGAAGAATATGGCGGAAGGGAAGAAGCTTGCACAAGCTGGACATCAGCTTGGCAATCATACGTATTCCCATAAGCGAATGGTGTTTAAGGCGCCTTCCTTTATCAAGCAGGAACTGAAGAAAACGAACGCGCTGATCCGCCAGACGGGTTATGAAGGGACGATCGACTTCCGGCCGCCTAACGGTAAGAAGCTGATCGGACTGCCTTATTACACTAATAAATTGCAAATGGATACGATCACGTGGAGCCTCGAACCAGATACATACTATACGTCTGTTTCGGATAAGGTCCGTTATGTTACGAAAAATGTAAAACCGGGCTCGATCATTCTGTTCCATCCGATGTATGGCAAAACCGGCAATGAGCTGGAGTCGATTGATAAAACACTGTCTGCTCTGAGCAAAAAAGGCTATAAGTTCGTGACGGTAAACGAGCTTCAGAAATATGAGTAA
- the mngA gene encoding PTS 2-O-a-mannosyl-D-glycerate transporter subunit IIABC yields the protein MLLQKLTSPDLISTQQAFHSKDEIIQYLIDRLDEQGKLHSKEEFYQAVMDRETLSPTGFEGGLAIPHGKSTAVKEAAFAVVTLDKPLHTWESIDPANEVKLVFLLAIPENEAGSTHLSLLAELVTRLSNENYKNQLLHSTSNQELFQNLDPQKETEVPRTADQQGQSLNKTILAITACPAGIAHTYMAAEALIKAGNELGVNVIVEKQGANGIDGRHTNAQLQQAHAVIFATDVAVKDEKRYSHLPKVKTSVAAPLKKAKDIVNQALAKSESGNRKKFSPEIEENDSGKGFKTEIKDSILTGISYIIPIIVAGGMTLAAAVLFSQAFDLQGLFNQEGSWLWLLRQLGGTLLGTLMVPILAAYMAYSIADKPALGPGFAAGVAANLIGSGFLGGMLGGILAGYFLKFLKNTVKPKGTFAGFISFWLYPVVGTLVVGSIMLFVIGKPLAFVNEGLIDWLKGMSGTNALIMGAIIGAMVSFDLGGPVNKAAYTFCIGAMASGNIVPYATFASVKMVSAFSVTGATIIGKKHFTKAEQEIGKQTWLLGLAGITEGAIPFMINDPLRVIPSLITGSAITGAIVSYFHIGLNVPGAGIFSLALLKGHSFLIAGCIWFGAALIGGAISMVLLIATRQRKNRKEKQASQAAA from the coding sequence ATGCTGCTGCAAAAGCTTACTTCTCCAGACTTAATCAGTACACAACAAGCCTTTCATTCGAAAGATGAAATCATACAATATCTGATTGACAGATTGGACGAGCAAGGCAAACTCCATTCAAAAGAAGAATTTTACCAGGCTGTCATGGACAGAGAAACGTTATCTCCTACTGGATTTGAAGGTGGACTAGCCATTCCGCACGGAAAATCAACAGCTGTAAAAGAAGCAGCCTTCGCTGTCGTTACGCTGGATAAGCCCTTACACACATGGGAGAGCATCGATCCAGCCAATGAGGTGAAGTTGGTCTTTTTACTGGCGATCCCTGAAAACGAAGCAGGCTCCACTCACCTTTCACTTTTAGCCGAACTCGTAACCCGTTTATCGAATGAGAATTATAAAAACCAATTGCTTCATTCAACATCCAATCAGGAGCTCTTTCAAAACCTCGATCCACAAAAAGAGACGGAGGTACCTAGAACTGCTGATCAGCAAGGACAGAGCCTCAACAAAACCATCCTTGCCATTACCGCCTGTCCGGCAGGCATTGCACATACGTACATGGCTGCTGAAGCCCTGATTAAAGCCGGAAACGAACTAGGGGTAAATGTGATCGTTGAAAAGCAGGGCGCCAACGGTATTGACGGCAGGCACACCAATGCTCAATTACAACAAGCCCATGCTGTTATTTTTGCAACGGACGTAGCAGTAAAAGATGAAAAACGGTACAGCCACCTTCCAAAGGTGAAAACTTCTGTTGCCGCCCCGCTAAAAAAGGCTAAGGATATCGTCAATCAAGCGCTGGCTAAATCTGAAAGCGGTAACAGAAAAAAGTTCTCTCCGGAAATAGAAGAAAACGACAGTGGAAAAGGCTTTAAAACAGAGATCAAGGATTCAATCTTAACCGGTATCTCCTACATCATTCCGATCATCGTTGCCGGTGGAATGACACTCGCGGCAGCCGTTCTCTTTTCACAGGCCTTTGATCTGCAGGGCCTTTTCAACCAGGAAGGATCATGGCTTTGGCTGTTAAGACAGCTTGGCGGAACACTGCTTGGTACATTGATGGTACCGATTCTCGCTGCCTACATGGCGTATTCCATAGCCGATAAGCCCGCGTTAGGACCGGGATTTGCGGCGGGTGTTGCTGCAAACTTGATCGGCAGCGGTTTTCTCGGAGGCATGCTTGGCGGGATTTTAGCTGGTTATTTCCTTAAATTCCTGAAGAACACAGTGAAACCAAAAGGGACCTTTGCCGGTTTTATCAGCTTCTGGCTGTACCCGGTCGTAGGAACACTCGTCGTTGGCTCCATTATGCTTTTTGTTATCGGTAAGCCATTGGCTTTTGTCAACGAAGGTCTAATCGATTGGCTGAAAGGCATGTCCGGGACAAACGCCTTGATTATGGGTGCCATTATCGGTGCCATGGTTTCCTTTGACTTAGGAGGACCTGTGAATAAAGCAGCCTACACGTTCTGTATTGGTGCGATGGCGAGCGGCAACATCGTTCCTTACGCGACTTTTGCCTCTGTCAAAATGGTTTCCGCGTTTTCAGTAACCGGGGCAACCATTATTGGAAAAAAACATTTTACAAAAGCCGAACAGGAAATTGGCAAACAAACATGGCTGCTAGGCTTAGCGGGGATTACTGAAGGAGCCATTCCGTTTATGATCAATGATCCTTTACGCGTCATTCCATCATTGATTACAGGCTCTGCCATTACAGGTGCCATCGTTTCCTACTTTCACATCGGATTAAATGTACCGGGCGCAGGGATCTTCTCTCTTGCTTTATTAAAAGGGCATTCATTTCTTATCGCTGGCTGCATATGGTTCGGAGCAGCCCTTATCGGAGGAGCCATCTCGATGGTTTTACTGATCGCAACCCGGCAAAGAAAAAATCGAAAAGAGAAACAGGCATCACAAGCTGCGGCTTAA
- the mngB gene encoding mannosylglycerate hydrolase produces the protein MKNVHIVPHMHWDREWYFSTEESRILLVNNMEEILEMLETNPEYPHYVLDGQTAILEDYFAIKPENKERVKTLVQEGRLIIGPWYTQTDEMVVGGESIVRNLLYGLKDCEEFGSPMKIGYLPDSFGQSSQMPQILNGFDIKYSIFWRGTSERHGTDKTEFYWETDEGSKVLVQLFPLGYAIGKYLPEDEEKLQERINKYFAVLDRGATTENIILPNGHDQMPIQKNIFTIMEKLRKLYPDREFFLSRYENIFAELEKNLDLPTLKGEFLDGKYSRVHRSIYSTRMDIKAANARIENKITNILEPLATLAYSLGFEYYHGLIEPIWKEIMKNHAHDSIGCCCSDKVHQEIFNRFFLAEEKVDQLIHFYKRRIVDSMAAENQQDRLSAFNLLPYEREDVMTTTVISKLSSFKLVDENHAEVEYEILIQEIMDPGLIDRQIVHYGNYDPFIKYTVQFKDRIPAMGYKTYFVTESDTEVKNSESAADQVDTDFYQITVNPNGTLNIFDKKLNKRFSNVLMLEDGGDDGDEYDFSPLPDEELIYSDKTKADVDIKQNQFGADIAIQYSLAVPENLNQRKNQLVNSSVDVQITMKVAKHKPTIEVTFEIDNHAKDHRLRALIPTGIASSISVSDNQFGSIKRGVVDEAMNIWEMEDWDERPDSIYPMLSYAGLSDEEHGVSVMTNSSREFEIVGEQHDTIAVTLFRSVGVLGKENMLRRPGRPSGIKLPTPDSQLLGKISLDFALVIHPDSTLKANVARMAKEYLTPIHFYNKIPFNAMKLNDSEVKTPLSYSFLTEVQPGAVLSTLKKAEKEDRYVLRFYNATDEELTSSFEAQHSVEEAQLAHLNEQPLEPLNVQDSTFETAVKPNQVKTILF, from the coding sequence ATGAAAAACGTTCATATCGTTCCCCATATGCATTGGGATAGAGAGTGGTATTTTTCAACGGAAGAATCTCGAATATTGCTAGTCAATAATATGGAAGAAATCCTGGAGATGCTCGAAACCAATCCCGAGTATCCCCATTATGTACTGGACGGGCAGACCGCCATCCTGGAAGACTATTTCGCCATCAAACCTGAGAATAAAGAACGAGTGAAAACACTTGTTCAGGAAGGCAGGCTGATTATCGGCCCATGGTACACACAAACGGATGAAATGGTGGTCGGCGGAGAATCCATCGTCCGCAATCTATTATATGGATTAAAAGATTGTGAAGAATTCGGAAGCCCGATGAAAATCGGTTACCTGCCGGATTCATTCGGACAATCGTCGCAAATGCCGCAGATCTTGAACGGCTTTGATATTAAATACTCTATTTTCTGGCGGGGAACCTCTGAACGCCATGGTACGGACAAAACAGAATTTTACTGGGAGACAGACGAGGGCTCAAAGGTACTTGTTCAGTTGTTTCCACTGGGCTATGCGATCGGAAAATATTTGCCCGAGGATGAGGAGAAGCTTCAGGAACGAATCAATAAGTATTTTGCGGTACTGGATCGCGGAGCAACAACCGAGAACATCATTCTGCCAAACGGCCATGACCAGATGCCGATTCAGAAAAATATTTTTACGATCATGGAAAAGCTTAGAAAGCTTTATCCAGACCGTGAATTCTTTTTAAGCCGCTATGAAAATATTTTCGCGGAACTTGAAAAGAATCTGGATCTGCCTACTTTAAAAGGGGAATTCCTGGATGGAAAATATTCCCGTGTTCACCGCAGCATCTATTCTACACGCATGGACATTAAGGCGGCCAATGCCAGAATTGAAAACAAGATCACCAACATTTTGGAGCCGCTCGCCACCCTGGCTTACAGCCTTGGCTTTGAGTATTATCATGGGCTGATTGAGCCGATCTGGAAAGAAATCATGAAGAACCATGCTCATGACAGCATCGGCTGCTGCTGTTCCGATAAGGTCCATCAGGAAATCTTCAACCGTTTTTTTCTTGCTGAGGAAAAAGTGGATCAGCTCATTCACTTTTATAAACGAAGGATTGTGGATTCGATGGCTGCTGAAAATCAGCAGGACCGTCTTTCCGCTTTCAATCTGCTGCCCTATGAGCGCGAGGACGTGATGACCACAACTGTCATTTCAAAACTGAGCTCCTTTAAGCTGGTGGATGAAAACCATGCAGAGGTGGAGTATGAGATTCTGATCCAGGAAATTATGGATCCCGGCTTAATTGACCGTCAAATTGTTCATTACGGAAACTATGATCCTTTTATTAAATACACCGTTCAATTTAAGGACCGCATTCCGGCTATGGGATATAAAACATATTTTGTGACGGAAAGTGATACGGAAGTGAAGAACTCTGAATCTGCGGCCGATCAAGTGGATACCGACTTTTATCAAATTACCGTCAATCCGAACGGAACACTGAATATTTTCGATAAAAAATTAAACAAACGTTTCAGTAATGTCTTGATGCTTGAGGATGGCGGAGATGACGGTGATGAGTACGACTTCTCCCCTCTTCCAGACGAAGAACTGATCTATAGTGACAAAACGAAAGCGGATGTAGATATTAAACAAAATCAATTTGGTGCTGATATTGCCATTCAATACAGCCTGGCAGTCCCGGAAAATTTAAACCAACGAAAGAACCAGTTGGTGAACAGCTCGGTTGATGTTCAGATCACTATGAAGGTTGCTAAGCATAAGCCGACAATAGAGGTGACTTTTGAGATCGATAACCATGCGAAGGATCATCGCTTAAGAGCCTTGATTCCTACGGGCATCGCCTCTTCTATCTCGGTTTCCGATAATCAATTTGGATCGATCAAACGCGGTGTGGTCGATGAAGCGATGAATATTTGGGAAATGGAAGATTGGGATGAGCGCCCTGACAGCATTTATCCGATGTTGAGCTATGCTGGTTTATCGGATGAGGAGCACGGGGTAAGTGTTATGACCAACAGCTCACGTGAGTTTGAAATTGTCGGTGAGCAGCATGACACCATTGCGGTAACCCTGTTCAGAAGTGTTGGCGTGCTTGGAAAGGAAAACATGCTAAGAAGGCCTGGACGACCATCCGGCATTAAACTCCCGACACCTGACTCTCAATTGCTTGGAAAGATTTCTCTGGATTTCGCTCTTGTGATTCATCCAGACTCCACATTGAAAGCAAATGTGGCACGAATGGCGAAAGAGTATCTCACACCGATCCACTTCTATAACAAGATTCCGTTCAACGCCATGAAGCTGAACGATTCAGAAGTAAAAACACCTCTCAGCTACAGCTTCTTAACGGAAGTACAGCCTGGTGCCGTGCTGAGCACGCTGAAAAAAGCAGAAAAAGAAGATCGCTACGTGCTGCGGTTTTATAATGCAACAGACGAAGAACTAACTTCTTCTTTTGAAGCACAGCATTCTGTAGAAGAAGCGCAGCTTGCCCATTTGAACGAGCAGCCGCTTGAACCTCTAAATGTACAGGACAGCACGTTTGAAACTGCCGTAAAACCCAATCAAGTAAAAACCATTCTGTTCTAA
- a CDS encoding sugar kinase — translation MSLNYGILTLGDAMITLNPASTGPLRFVSTFERKVGGAELNFAIGCARLDLRSKWISRLGKDEFGRVIYNFAKGEGVDVDDVAFVEGYPTSLNVKEIREDGSGKTFYYRHQSPVLTLEPEDIKEEMFEDIDVVHLTGVFLAIHRKNMDIVQKVIAIAKEKELLISFDPNIRLKLWSLDEARAAYQTLFPDIDILLTGRDEIKSIIGSDKEEELTSFAERYSISQLVIKDGARGSALYSNHQWLHQEAFPVNPVDTVGAGDGFDAGYLYALLHGFEPERRLEFANAVGALVTTVSGDNEGLPLLEEVFSFINKEAVVER, via the coding sequence TTGTCATTGAACTATGGAATCCTAACTTTAGGTGACGCAATGATCACCTTAAATCCAGCAAGCACTGGACCATTACGATTTGTTTCGACCTTTGAAAGAAAAGTAGGAGGAGCAGAACTGAACTTTGCCATCGGCTGTGCCAGACTGGATCTTCGTTCAAAATGGATCAGCCGGCTTGGAAAGGATGAGTTCGGAAGAGTTATTTATAACTTTGCCAAAGGTGAAGGGGTGGATGTGGATGATGTTGCCTTTGTGGAAGGGTATCCCACTTCTTTAAATGTAAAGGAAATCCGTGAAGACGGTTCAGGAAAAACCTTTTACTACCGCCATCAATCACCCGTCTTAACTCTTGAACCAGAAGATATAAAAGAGGAAATGTTTGAAGACATTGATGTTGTTCATCTGACAGGTGTCTTTCTGGCGATTCACCGAAAAAATATGGATATTGTCCAAAAGGTGATTGCCATAGCCAAAGAAAAAGAATTACTGATTTCCTTTGATCCGAACATACGGTTAAAGCTGTGGAGCCTAGATGAAGCAAGAGCGGCGTATCAAACGCTATTTCCAGACATCGATATTTTGCTGACAGGCCGTGATGAGATCAAGAGCATTATCGGAAGTGATAAGGAAGAGGAATTAACCTCATTTGCTGAACGTTATTCCATCAGCCAGCTTGTCATTAAGGACGGAGCCCGTGGTTCGGCGCTTTATTCCAATCATCAATGGCTGCATCAGGAGGCATTCCCGGTAAATCCTGTCGATACCGTTGGGGCTGGGGACGGATTTGATGCCGGATACTTATACGCTCTTCTTCATGGATTTGAACCGGAAAGACGACTGGAATTTGCCAATGCTGTGGGAGCTCTTGTCACCACGGTTTCCGGAGATAATGAAGGCTTGCCGCTATTGGAAGAAGTTTTTTCTTTTATCAACAAGGAAGCAGTGGTTGAACGCTAA